A single window of Dendropsophus ebraccatus isolate aDenEbr1 chromosome 5, aDenEbr1.pat, whole genome shotgun sequence DNA harbors:
- the LOC138793998 gene encoding olfactory receptor 4K2-like: MLVNQSNVVEFVLLGFPGVSEKFHIAVSMSFFVIYNIALFFNGIVLILIILQSHLHQPMYILVANLALSDLIFDTFTLPKIIAKYWFGDGSLSFMTCFFQMFFVHTLGSLDSLIIMLMAIDRFVAICRPLHYSSIITNKVVMVICFIFWLIASLISLSLAIMGAILPYCGPNKIKNCFCAFASVIDLSCVYSLPTIHIAFTIAATAHLLPLSFIIFSYTFIIWKIFKIAHVGNWHKVFYTCTTHWIIIFLYFVPRLTVYANNQFHIISDDDVSVLLICFYTFVPHFTSPIIYCLRTEEIKENVRTIFRKTISQSM; the protein is encoded by the coding sequence ATGTTGGTCAACCAAAGCAATGTCGTAGAGTTTGTCCTTCTCGGTTTTCCCGGTGTCTCTGAAAAATTTCATATTGCTGTTTCTATGAGCTTCTTTGTAATCTACAATATTGCTTTGTTCTTCAATGGTATAGTCCTGATTCTGATCATTCTTCAATCTCACCTACACCAACCTATGTATATCCTTGTGGCAAATCTTGCTCTCTCCGACCTCATATTTGACACATTCACCTTACCAAAAATCATTGCCAAGTATTGGTTCGGTGACGGCTCCTTGTCTTTCATGACTTGTTTTTTTCAGATGTTTTTTGTCCATACTTTGGGCTCCTTAGACTCACTTATTATCATGCTGATGGCCATTGACCGCTTTGTTGCCATTTGTAGACCTCTGCATTACAGCTCCATCATCACTAACAAAGTGGTCATGGTGATCTGCTTTATATTTTGGTTGATCGCCTCACTGATTAGTCTTTCGCTTGCCATCATGGGCGCCATTCTGCCATACTGTGgaccaaataaaataaagaactGCTTTTGTGCCTTTGCTTCTGTAATAGATTTATCCTGTGTATATTCCCTCCCTACCATACATATAGCCTTTACTATAGCTGCAACTGCCCACCTTCTGCCATTGTCGTTCATTATATTCTCCTATACATTTATCATATGGAAAATTTTCAAAATAGCCCATGTGGGAAATTGGCATAAAGTATTTTATACGTGCACCACTCACTGGATTATTATTTTCCTGTACTTCGTGCCCAGGCTGACAGTCTATGCCAACAACCAGTTTCACATCATTTCTGATGATGATGTCAGCGTCTTGCTCATCTGCTTTTACACTTTTGTGCCACATTTTACAAGTCCCATCATCTACTGTCTGAGAACCgaggaaataaaagaaaatgtgagAACAATCTTCAGGAAAACTATATCTCAGTCAATGTAA
- the LOC138793999 gene encoding olfactory receptor 52K1-like, with product MVNQSNVLEFVLLGFPGVPGNFHIAISMSFFVIYNIALFSNGIALILIILQAHLHQPMYIIVANLALYDFLFDTFTLPKIIAKYWFGDGSLSFMTCFFQMFFVHTLGSLDSLTVMLMAIDRFVAICRPLHYSSIITNKVVMVICFIFCLIASLISLAITILGARMPYCGPNKIKNCFCAFSSVVGLSCVDPLPIRHIAFTIAFLTHSLPLSFIIFSYIVIIWKIRKRAHVENWHKVFYTCTTHWIVIFLYFVPRLVVYTYYQFQEISNADVNVFLTCIYTFVPHFTSPIIYCLRTEEIKKSVKKIFRKTISQSM from the coding sequence ATGGTCAACCAAAGCAATGTCTTAGAATTTGTCCTTCTCGGCTTTCCCGGTGTCCCTGGAAATTTTCACATTGCCATTTCTATGAGCTTCTTTGTAATCTATAATATCGCTTTGTTCTCTAATGGAATAGCTCTGATTCTGATCATTCTTCAAGCTCACCTGCACCAACCCATGTACATCATTGTTGCAAATCTTGCTCTCTACGACTTCCTATTTGATACATTCACCTTACCAAAAATCATCGCCAAGTATTGGTTTGGTGATGGCTCCTTGTCCTTCATGACTTGTTTTTTTCAGATGTTTTTTGTCCATACTTTGGGCTCCTTAGACTCACTTACTGTCATGCTGATGGCCATTGACCGCTTTGTTGCCATTTGTAGACCTCTGCATTACAGCTCCATCATCACTAACAAAGTGGTTATGGTAATCTGCTTTATATTTTGTTTGATCGCCTCATTGATCAGTCTTGCCATTACCATCTTGGGGGCCCGTATGCCATACTGTGgaccaaataaaataaagaactGCTTCTGTGCCTTCTCCTCTGTAGTGGGTTTATCCTGTGTAGACCCCCTTCCCATCAGACATATAGCCTTTACTATCGCATTTCTTACCCACAGCCTTCCATTGTCGTTCATTATATTCTCCTATATAGTCATTATATGGAAAATTCGCAAAAGGGCCCATGTGGAAAATTGGCATAAAGTTTTTTATACGTGCACCACTCACTGGATTGTTATTTTCCTGTACTTCGTGCCCAGGTTGGTGGTGTATACCTACTATCAATTTCAGGAAATTTCTAACGCTGATGTCAATGTCTTCCTCACCTGCATTTACACTTTTGTGCCACATTTTACAAGTCCCATCATCTACTGCCTAAGAACGGAAGAAattaaaaaaagtgtgaaaaaaatatTTCGGAAAACTATATCGCAGTCAATGTAA